Proteins co-encoded in one Arthrobacter globiformis genomic window:
- a CDS encoding sugar phosphate isomerase/epimerase family protein, whose amino-acid sequence MKLGVYNAILHDRPLPEALKVVADLGLTGIEINSGGFLPAVHIPTFDDILESDAGRDDYLAIFEGTGVSIAGLNCNGNPLHPNRAIGDKHAEDIRRSIRLAHRLGQNRVVTMSGLPGGEPGATVPNWIVNAWNSAALDVLDYQWGVAAEFWKETDRLAADLDVKVALELHPQNLVFNPADVYKLVELTGATHVGVELDASHLFWQQMDPVAVVRELGPLVFHAAAKDVRVNKETAAIYGVLDNRFRRLSPEENRTNLGGDEWANEWPKPAAWDFVALGKGHDTAYWTEFLRALHEVDPDMLVNIEHEDTELGRIEGLEVAAKVLKEADAALAASLVSP is encoded by the coding sequence ATGAAGCTCGGCGTCTACAACGCAATCCTGCACGACCGCCCGCTGCCCGAGGCCCTGAAGGTCGTCGCCGACCTGGGCCTCACGGGCATCGAAATCAACTCCGGCGGGTTCCTGCCCGCCGTGCACATCCCCACCTTCGATGACATCCTCGAAAGCGACGCCGGCCGCGATGACTACCTGGCGATCTTCGAGGGCACCGGTGTCTCCATCGCCGGGCTGAACTGCAACGGCAACCCGCTGCATCCCAACCGCGCGATCGGGGACAAGCACGCCGAGGACATCCGCCGCTCCATCCGCCTGGCCCACCGCCTCGGGCAAAACCGCGTGGTCACCATGTCCGGCCTGCCCGGCGGGGAACCCGGCGCCACCGTGCCGAACTGGATCGTCAACGCCTGGAACTCCGCGGCGCTGGACGTCCTGGACTACCAGTGGGGCGTCGCCGCCGAGTTCTGGAAGGAAACCGACCGGCTTGCCGCCGACCTCGACGTCAAGGTCGCCCTGGAACTGCACCCGCAGAACCTCGTCTTCAACCCGGCCGACGTGTACAAGCTCGTCGAACTGACCGGCGCCACCCACGTGGGCGTCGAACTCGACGCCTCCCACCTGTTCTGGCAGCAGATGGACCCGGTGGCCGTGGTCCGCGAACTCGGCCCGCTGGTCTTCCACGCTGCGGCCAAGGACGTGCGCGTCAACAAGGAAACAGCCGCCATCTACGGCGTCCTGGACAACCGCTTCCGCCGCCTGTCCCCCGAGGAGAACCGCACCAACCTCGGCGGCGACGAGTGGGCCAACGAATGGCCCAAGCCCGCCGCCTGGGACTTCGTCGCCCTCGGCAAAGGCCACGACACCGCCTACTGGACCGAGTTCCTGCGCGCCCTCCACGAAGTCGACCCCGACATGCTCGTCAACATCGAACACGAAGACACCGAGCTCGGCCGCATCGAGGGCCTCGAAGTCGCAGCCAAGGTCCTGAAGGAAGCGGACGCAGCCCTGGCCGCCTCGCTGGTCAGCCCCTAG
- a CDS encoding Gfo/Idh/MocA family protein produces MPKDLGVAVIGAGMAGKAHAAAFRTASALYNPVLPPIRLVSIGDVNPEFGSLAARRFGYERNDTSWQAIAEADDIDVVSVVIANSLHREVVEGLLAAGKHVLCEKPLSDTLEDARAMADAARNASSIARIGFTFRRAPGIAYIRELIRNGTLGKVLHFSGRYWTDYGFSPEAPMSWRYKGGPGSGALADVGSHLAYVSEFLCGDIKSISGGRLSTAIDKRPLPLAAVIGHDHAAVSDTFEAVENDDYAAFSAEFENGAGSLEVSRVAAGHANSLNFEVFCENGSAKFDQRRPGEVQLFLNDGSGHESGYRQVSLGPGHPYIAGGLAMDAPEVGFGQNDAFAYQSRAFLEEVAGLSEEESLPRCATFDDGVRNMELLAAVTESALNNGKKITL; encoded by the coding sequence ATGCCCAAAGATCTCGGCGTCGCCGTCATCGGGGCGGGCATGGCCGGCAAGGCTCACGCCGCCGCCTTCCGCACCGCATCCGCCCTCTACAACCCCGTCCTGCCGCCGATCCGGCTGGTCTCCATTGGAGACGTGAACCCGGAGTTCGGTTCCCTCGCCGCACGGCGCTTCGGTTACGAGCGCAACGACACCTCATGGCAGGCCATCGCCGAAGCCGATGACATCGACGTCGTCAGTGTTGTCATCGCCAACTCCCTGCACCGGGAGGTGGTGGAGGGCCTCCTCGCCGCCGGCAAGCACGTGCTGTGCGAGAAGCCGCTGAGCGACACCCTGGAAGACGCGCGGGCCATGGCCGACGCCGCCCGCAACGCCTCCTCAATCGCCCGCATCGGGTTCACCTTCCGCCGCGCCCCGGGCATCGCCTACATCCGCGAGCTCATCCGGAACGGGACCCTGGGCAAGGTGCTGCACTTCAGCGGCCGCTACTGGACGGACTACGGCTTCAGCCCGGAGGCCCCCATGAGCTGGCGCTACAAGGGCGGTCCCGGCTCCGGTGCGCTGGCCGACGTCGGAAGCCACCTGGCCTATGTCTCCGAATTCCTTTGCGGCGACATCAAGTCCATCAGCGGCGGCCGCCTCAGCACGGCCATCGACAAGCGGCCCCTGCCGCTAGCGGCCGTCATCGGACACGACCACGCCGCCGTCAGCGACACCTTCGAAGCCGTGGAGAACGACGACTACGCAGCCTTCTCCGCCGAGTTCGAAAACGGCGCCGGCAGCCTCGAAGTGTCCCGCGTTGCAGCCGGGCACGCCAATAGCCTCAACTTCGAGGTCTTCTGCGAGAACGGCTCCGCCAAGTTCGACCAGCGCCGCCCCGGCGAGGTCCAGCTGTTCCTCAACGACGGCTCCGGCCACGAGAGCGGCTACCGCCAGGTCAGCCTCGGCCCGGGCCACCCCTACATTGCCGGCGGCCTGGCCATGGACGCCCCCGAGGTCGGTTTCGGCCAGAACGACGCGTTCGCCTACCAGTCACGCGCGTTCCTCGAAGAAGTCGCCGGCCTCAGCGAAGAGGAGTCCCTGCCGCGCTGCGCCACCTTCGACGACGGCGTCCGGAACATGGAACTGCTCGCCGCCGTCACTGAATCCGCCCTGAACAACGGAAAGAAGATCACGCTATGA
- a CDS encoding LacI family DNA-binding transcriptional regulator translates to MTQETGKRPNIYDVASAAGVSKSLVSLVLRGAPGVSAARRAAVEEAIERLNYRPSRAAATLAGNRSRTIGVVLDDYRNLWFVSLLGGLHDELAPLGFRVAVADPSFNAHLDRTPVDGLMSLRVDGIVIATEPTEEMFAAVDVPAVVAGNRDVVVPGADIVANDDEAGGRLATEHLIGLGHRDIGHVTGGGGAARLRAQGFEAAMRDHGLQPHTVQGHGLTMEPDGYEGALKLLDQNPALTAIFAANDVMAMGVAAAARDRGRRIPEDLSLIGYDNSPLASANLLRLTTVDGRNGEVGAGAARALLDRMKDPDLPVQTKLVDPELVVRGSTAPPA, encoded by the coding sequence GTGACCCAGGAGACCGGCAAACGCCCGAACATTTATGACGTTGCCTCCGCGGCCGGGGTATCAAAGTCCCTGGTCTCGTTGGTCCTGCGCGGTGCGCCCGGCGTCTCAGCTGCGCGCCGGGCCGCCGTCGAGGAAGCCATCGAACGGCTGAACTACCGCCCCAGCCGGGCGGCAGCGACCCTCGCCGGAAACCGGTCCCGGACCATAGGCGTCGTACTGGACGACTACCGGAACCTTTGGTTCGTCAGCCTGCTGGGCGGGCTGCACGATGAACTCGCCCCTCTCGGCTTCCGGGTGGCCGTCGCCGACCCGTCCTTCAACGCCCACCTGGACCGGACGCCGGTGGACGGCCTCATGTCTTTGCGGGTGGACGGCATCGTGATCGCGACCGAGCCCACGGAGGAGATGTTCGCCGCCGTCGACGTTCCTGCGGTGGTGGCGGGCAACCGCGACGTCGTTGTCCCGGGGGCGGACATTGTCGCCAATGACGACGAGGCAGGCGGCCGCCTGGCCACTGAGCATTTGATCGGGCTGGGGCACAGGGACATCGGGCACGTGACCGGTGGGGGCGGCGCCGCCCGTCTGCGGGCGCAGGGGTTTGAGGCCGCGATGCGCGACCATGGCCTGCAGCCGCACACCGTGCAGGGCCACGGGCTGACGATGGAGCCGGACGGCTACGAGGGCGCCCTGAAGCTGCTTGACCAAAACCCCGCGCTCACGGCGATTTTTGCGGCTAATGACGTGATGGCGATGGGCGTGGCGGCCGCGGCACGGGACCGGGGGCGCCGGATACCGGAGGATCTTTCCCTGATCGGCTACGACAATTCGCCGCTCGCGTCGGCGAACCTGCTGCGCCTGACCACCGTCGACGGCCGCAACGGCGAGGTGGGTGCAGGGGCTGCGAGGGCCCTGCTGGACCGCATGAAGGATCCGGACCTGCCCGTCCAGACGAAGCTCGTGGACCCGGAACTGGTGGTCAGGGGCTCCACGGCGCCCCCCGCCTGA
- a CDS encoding putative quinol monooxygenase, which produces MTVVVTAMFTPKEGAFDDVVAALNPAIAEVHEEPGCLLYAIHEAPNGQIVMIEKWESAELLDAHGDGDAVKRLNASLEGLLEEPVEVTRLAAIPAGTSAQGAL; this is translated from the coding sequence ATGACTGTAGTTGTCACCGCCATGTTCACGCCCAAGGAGGGTGCCTTCGACGACGTCGTGGCAGCCCTCAACCCCGCCATCGCGGAGGTTCACGAGGAGCCGGGCTGCCTTCTGTACGCCATCCACGAAGCCCCGAACGGCCAGATCGTCATGATCGAAAAGTGGGAAAGCGCCGAGCTCCTCGATGCCCACGGCGACGGCGACGCCGTCAAGCGCCTGAACGCCTCGCTTGAGGGACTCCTTGAGGAACCGGTGGAGGTGACCCGGCTGGCCGCGATCCCCGCGGGCACCAGCGCGCAGGGCGCACTCTGA
- a CDS encoding LacI family DNA-binding transcriptional regulator, with product MKKAPTIRDVAAAAGVSVSVVSRVLNPDSGPVAPAKREQVLNVISELGYRPRAAARELSAGHALTVGLVVTDLANPFFAQLADRVVWEARSHGVQVVVMTTQEDPHLEAESLDTLLDRSVGGVIATPTGGNVEKWDRLRDLGVNVVFVDRAIAELGDVDVVSIENSDSARRATDHLLALGHERIALITGPASTSTGRSRIGGYRAAHESVSIPVDPMLVRDVPFRGDGGGDAVGSLLALADPPTGLIVANTAQVQSSVRRLVQMGVRIPEDLSVIVFDDNPWTELTNPPLSVIRQPIGMLAVHSLELVLGRMQGRLPAGARTIEVKADFVPRSSCAPLIRSVTSKSATR from the coding sequence TCTCCGTATCCGTGGTGTCGCGGGTGCTGAACCCGGACTCCGGCCCCGTCGCGCCGGCCAAGCGCGAACAGGTACTGAACGTCATCAGTGAACTCGGTTACCGCCCCCGTGCTGCGGCGCGTGAGCTCAGCGCCGGCCACGCCCTCACCGTCGGCCTGGTGGTCACGGACCTTGCCAACCCGTTTTTCGCCCAGCTGGCGGACCGCGTGGTGTGGGAGGCCCGCAGCCACGGCGTGCAGGTGGTGGTCATGACCACCCAGGAGGACCCGCACCTTGAGGCCGAATCCCTGGACACGCTTCTTGACCGCTCGGTGGGTGGCGTTATTGCCACCCCAACGGGCGGAAACGTCGAGAAATGGGACCGCCTGCGGGACCTCGGGGTCAACGTTGTTTTCGTTGACCGCGCCATTGCGGAGCTTGGCGACGTCGACGTCGTCAGCATCGAAAACTCCGACTCGGCCCGGCGCGCAACCGACCACCTCCTCGCCCTCGGCCACGAGCGGATCGCCCTGATAACGGGCCCGGCAAGCACCTCCACCGGGCGTTCACGGATCGGCGGCTACCGGGCCGCCCACGAAAGCGTCTCCATCCCGGTCGATCCCATGCTGGTCAGGGATGTGCCTTTCCGCGGGGACGGCGGGGGCGACGCCGTCGGGTCCCTTCTGGCACTCGCGGATCCACCCACCGGACTCATCGTCGCCAACACGGCCCAGGTGCAAAGCTCCGTCCGCCGCCTCGTGCAGATGGGCGTGCGCATACCCGAGGACCTCTCGGTTATCGTCTTTGACGACAATCCGTGGACCGAACTGACGAATCCCCCGCTCAGCGTGATCCGGCAGCCCATCGGCATGCTCGCGGTGCACTCGCTTGAACTCGTCCTCGGACGCATGCAGGGCAGGCTCCCCGCCGGCGCCAGGACCATAGAAGTCAAGGCGGATTTCGTGCCGCGCAGCAGTTGCGCGCCTCTGATTCGCTCCGTCACCAGCAAGTCCGCAACCAGGTAA